A single genomic interval of Chitinophaga sp. 180180018-3 harbors:
- a CDS encoding DUF4254 domain-containing protein codes for MFTQLCNKIFNQSIVAYHEHNNVHQAISNPYEKSSIEHLLFLKNWIDTVQWHLEDIIRDPKIDPVEALGIKRWIDRSNQERTDVVEYIDSYFLEKYRAVAPAADASINTESPAWAIDRLSILALKIYHMHEEATRSDATPEHRAACQRKLDILLEQQKDLGAAIEELLADIAAGKKYMKVYKQMKMYNDPSLNPVLYKTEK; via the coding sequence ATGTTTACACAATTGTGCAATAAGATATTTAACCAGAGTATCGTGGCCTATCACGAGCATAACAATGTGCATCAGGCTATTTCCAATCCCTATGAAAAAAGCAGTATTGAGCACCTGCTGTTCCTGAAAAACTGGATAGATACCGTTCAATGGCATCTCGAAGATATCATCCGTGATCCTAAGATTGATCCCGTAGAAGCGTTGGGAATCAAGCGCTGGATTGATCGTTCCAATCAGGAGCGCACAGATGTAGTAGAGTATATCGACAGCTACTTCCTTGAAAAATACCGGGCGGTGGCGCCGGCAGCGGATGCCAGCATCAATACGGAAAGCCCGGCCTGGGCCATCGATCGTTTATCGATTCTGGCGCTGAAGATCTATCATATGCATGAGGAGGCCACCCGTTCAGATGCTACGCCGGAGCACCGTGCAGCATGTCAGCGTAAGCTGGATATCCTGCTGGAGCAGCAGAAAGATCTGGGCGCAGCGATAGAAGAGTTGCTGGCGGATATTGCTGCCGGTAAAAAGTATATGAAAGTATACAAGCAAATGAAGATGTATAATGATCCTTCGTTGAACCCAGTATTATACAAAACTGAAAAATAA
- a CDS encoding glycerophosphodiester phosphodiesterase family protein, protein MNKRKKVFLLAGMALAGATAVQAQEAAGLYLDAYTVPVDQKNALIGRIFGKNGQPAEAKLLKDASGLFTVSGSELKLKKKSSVGKDGKTTFPVSIAAGSDTADFLLVKDQFIKNKVIAHRGAWKHHEGSQNSITSLKDAIRLGCEGSEFDVWLSSDNQLVISHDPEIGGKKVEESTMADLQAVQLKNGDHVPSLEEYIDVIMTQGSTRLVLELKPSGKGKGQLLATKAMALVRAKKAQAWMFYISFDYNICKKLKELDPAAKIAYLNGDKTPEQLKADGIWGLDYHQQVFKQQPQLIAISRQQGITTNAWTVDAPEIMDVLLKDGVDYITTNEPEILLEKVRQTK, encoded by the coding sequence ATGAATAAACGCAAGAAAGTATTCCTACTGGCAGGGATGGCGCTGGCGGGCGCCACGGCGGTTCAGGCACAGGAGGCGGCAGGCCTTTACCTGGATGCCTATACGGTGCCGGTTGACCAGAAAAATGCGCTGATTGGCAGGATTTTCGGAAAAAATGGCCAACCTGCGGAGGCAAAACTACTGAAAGATGCTTCCGGTTTGTTTACAGTGAGTGGCAGTGAATTGAAATTAAAAAAGAAATCGAGTGTTGGGAAAGACGGGAAAACAACGTTTCCGGTAAGCATTGCAGCCGGCAGTGATACTGCGGATTTCCTGCTGGTAAAGGACCAGTTTATTAAGAATAAGGTGATCGCCCATCGTGGTGCGTGGAAGCATCATGAAGGTAGTCAGAACAGCATCACCTCCCTGAAAGACGCCATCAGACTGGGATGTGAGGGTTCTGAATTTGATGTATGGCTTTCGTCCGATAATCAGCTGGTCATTTCCCATGATCCTGAAATCGGAGGGAAGAAGGTAGAAGAATCCACCATGGCGGATTTGCAGGCAGTACAATTGAAGAATGGAGATCATGTGCCTTCCCTGGAGGAATACATTGATGTGATCATGACACAAGGCAGCACCCGGCTGGTACTGGAGCTGAAACCTTCCGGCAAAGGGAAAGGACAATTGCTGGCTACTAAAGCGATGGCATTGGTCAGGGCAAAGAAGGCTCAGGCCTGGATGTTTTACATCAGCTTCGACTATAATATTTGCAAAAAACTGAAAGAACTGGATCCGGCAGCCAAAATTGCCTATCTCAATGGTGATAAAACACCGGAACAATTGAAGGCGGACGGTATATGGGGGCTTGATTATCATCAGCAGGTATTTAAGCAACAACCTCAGCTGATTGCAATATCCCGGCAACAGGGGATTACCACCAATGCCTGGACGGTAGATGCTCCTGAAATAATGGATGTGTTGTTAAAAGATGGGGTGGATTATATTACCACCAATGAGCCGGAAATATTGTTGGAGAAAGTCAGGCAGACCAAATGA
- a CDS encoding OmpH family outer membrane protein, whose translation MRICKQSVTKFFLAASAAGLLMSCQGNKAGSNTPASSSAPATSSNAQAGVANFKIAYVDLDSLEAHFEYFKEKRGILEQKQQQMDNQLKGKARALQAEYQDLQRKASTLTQEQGETAQRSLMAKQQQLEQEAQNLRAAYAEQETKFSEELQKKLDDFLKAFNADKRYGFIFSYRSANSNILYKDPAYDITSEVIKGMNDKGATK comes from the coding sequence ATGCGCATTTGTAAACAGTCGGTTACCAAATTTTTTTTAGCGGCGTCAGCAGCCGGATTATTGATGTCTTGCCAGGGAAATAAAGCTGGTAGCAATACGCCAGCGTCTTCTTCTGCCCCTGCAACAAGCAGCAATGCTCAGGCAGGTGTGGCTAATTTCAAAATTGCTTACGTAGATCTGGATTCGCTGGAAGCGCACTTTGAGTACTTTAAGGAAAAAAGGGGCATACTGGAGCAAAAACAGCAGCAAATGGATAATCAGCTGAAGGGTAAGGCCCGGGCGTTACAAGCTGAATATCAGGATCTGCAGCGTAAGGCATCCACACTTACCCAGGAACAGGGAGAAACTGCACAACGCAGTCTGATGGCTAAACAGCAGCAGCTGGAACAGGAAGCTCAGAACCTGCGTGCAGCGTATGCTGAGCAGGAGACTAAATTCAGCGAAGAGCTGCAGAAAAAGCTGGATGATTTCCTGAAGGCATTCAATGCCGACAAACGTTATGGGTTTATTTTCTCTTATCGCAGTGCCAACAGCAATATCCTGTATAAGGACCCTGCATACGATATTACCAGTGAGGTGATCAAAGGAATGAATGATAAAGGTGCTACCAAATAA
- a CDS encoding amino acid permease produces the protein MEINQTKSFKPSLGLLDSTMIVAGSMIGSGIFIVTAEIARSVGGAGWITAMWVLAGIITLIAALSYGELSGMFPKAGGQYVYLREAYNPFIAFLFGWTQFGVIQTGTIAAVAVAFAKFTAYLIPGFSEKNILLDLHVIQISAAQIVAIVSIFLLTFINTRGVQHGKIIQTVFTLAKILSLFGLIIFGLLIGAKHEIWAANWEHAWAATALNMKTEPPVTALSGLALFGAIAVSMKGSLFSSDAWNNVTFIAGEIKNPAKNIGRSLFLGTLIVTIIYVSCNLMYLAVLPLNEIAFAANDRVGVAAADKIFGSSGAIIIAVMIMISTFGCNNGLILSGARIYYTMAQDKLFFRQAGVLNRFSVPSSGLWIQCIWASLLCLTGRYNDLLALVIFGVLIFYVLTILGIFILRKKRPELERPYKAFGYPVFPMIYIVVASALAALLLVFETSYTLPGLGIILLGIPLYYLAMARQSKAANS, from the coding sequence ATGGAAATCAACCAAACTAAATCATTTAAGCCTTCTTTAGGATTACTGGATTCAACCATGATTGTAGCGGGGTCTATGATCGGCTCCGGTATTTTCATTGTAACCGCAGAAATTGCCCGCAGCGTGGGTGGAGCGGGATGGATTACTGCCATGTGGGTATTGGCAGGTATCATTACATTGATTGCAGCTTTGAGTTATGGTGAATTGTCCGGGATGTTTCCGAAAGCAGGAGGTCAGTATGTATATTTGAGAGAAGCCTATAATCCGTTTATCGCCTTTTTATTTGGCTGGACTCAGTTTGGTGTGATACAAACCGGTACCATTGCAGCAGTAGCTGTTGCCTTTGCCAAATTCACTGCCTACCTGATTCCTGGCTTCAGTGAGAAAAATATCCTGTTGGATTTGCATGTTATACAGATTTCCGCAGCGCAGATAGTGGCGATTGTATCCATCTTCCTACTAACGTTTATCAATACACGGGGAGTACAACATGGTAAAATAATTCAGACAGTATTTACATTAGCGAAGATATTATCCTTGTTCGGACTGATCATTTTCGGCCTGCTCATCGGGGCAAAGCACGAGATATGGGCAGCTAACTGGGAACATGCCTGGGCGGCCACAGCGTTGAATATGAAAACAGAACCGCCAGTTACGGCATTGTCGGGTTTAGCGCTGTTTGGCGCTATTGCGGTATCTATGAAAGGGTCCTTATTTTCCAGCGACGCCTGGAATAATGTGACTTTTATTGCGGGAGAAATCAAGAACCCTGCGAAAAATATAGGTCGTTCGCTATTTCTGGGAACGCTCATCGTTACCATCATCTATGTGAGTTGTAACCTGATGTACCTGGCTGTACTGCCGCTGAATGAGATTGCATTTGCGGCCAATGACAGGGTGGGAGTGGCTGCTGCCGATAAAATTTTTGGTTCTTCCGGAGCTATTATTATTGCCGTCATGATCATGATTTCCACCTTTGGCTGTAATAATGGGCTGATCCTGTCGGGCGCCAGGATTTATTATACGATGGCGCAGGATAAACTGTTCTTCCGGCAGGCGGGGGTACTCAACCGTTTCAGCGTACCATCGAGCGGGTTATGGATTCAGTGTATATGGGCATCGTTGTTATGTCTGACAGGCAGGTACAACGACCTGCTGGCACTGGTAATTTTTGGCGTATTGATATTTTACGTGTTGACCATACTGGGGATTTTCATTTTAAGAAAGAAGCGGCCGGAATTGGAAAGGCCATATAAAGCATTCGGATACCCTGTATTTCCGATGATTTATATTGTGGTCGCATCGGCATTAGCGGCATTGTTGCTGGTATTTGAAACCAGTTATACCTTACCGGGGCTGGGAATCATATTGCTGGGGATACCATTGTATTATCTGGCAATGGCACGTCAGTCGAAGGCTGCCAATAGCTAA
- the rpoC gene encoding DNA-directed RNA polymerase subunit beta' encodes MAIKKENRPKSNFNSITISLASPDVILERSYGEVLKPETINYRTYKPERDGLFCERIFGPVKDYECYCGKYKRIRYKGIVCDRCGVEVTEKKVRRERMGHIRLVVPVVHIWYFKSLPNKIGYLLGMSSKKLETIIYYERYVVIQAGMKQEKGMNYGDLLTEEEYLDILDTLPKDNQLLPDEDPNKFIARMGAEAVEMMLARIDLDGLSYQLRNQAATETSQQRKAEALKRLSVVEAFREANGRVENRPEWMVMQYIPVVPPELRPLVPLDGGRFASSDLNDLYRRVIIRNNRLKRLIEIKAPEVILRNEKRMLQEAVDSLFDNSRKSNAVKAEGGRALKSLSDVLKGKQGRFRQNLLGKRVDYSGRSVIVVGPELKLHECGLPKDMAAELFKPFIIRKLIERGIVKTVKSAKKLVDRKEAVVWDILENVLKGHPVMLNRAPTLHRLSIQAFQPKLVEGKAIQLHPLVCSAFNADFDGDQMAVHVPLSNAAILEAQLLMLSSHNILNPQNGTPITLPSQDMVLGLYYITKGKKTQGDVVVRGEGKAFYSAEEVIIALNEDRIDLHAHIRVKTTVRNANGELEKKLIETTVGRVLFNQFVPKEAGYVNALLTKKSLREIIGDIIKYTDIPKTAKFLDDIKQLGFRMAFRGGLSFNINDLIIPEVKQDMIDAAASEVDEVWDNYNMGLITNNERYNQIIDIWSRVDTKVTETLIRELAADKQGFNSVYMMLDSGARGSKQQIKQLAGIRGLMAKPRKSGSTGSEIIENPVLSNFKDGLNVLEYFISTHGARKGLADTALKTADAGYLTRRLVDVAQDVVINEEDCGTLRGIAISALKDNEEVIETLYDRILGRTSLHDVFDPHSDELVVAAGEEISEDIAHKIEASAIETVEIRSVLTCESRRGVCVKCYGKNLASGYTAQKGDAVGIIAAQSIGEPGTQLTLRTFHVGGVAGSTSVESGLAAKFDGTIQFDGLRTTTYENNEGEKVQVVIGRTGELRIMDVKNDRLLVTNNIPYGSTLLVKDGQKVTKGEMICTWDPFNAVIVSEITGSIRFDSIVEGITYREEADEQTGHREKVVIETKDKNKIPSIYVEGNKEVKSYNLPVGSHIVISEGDKVRAGQVIVKIPRVIGKLRDITGGLPRVTELFEARNPSNPAIVSEIDGVVAFGNIKRGNREIIIESRESQVKKYLVPLTRHILVQDGDFVKAGTPLSDGSTTPADILSIKGPFAVQEYLVNEIQEVYRLQGVKINDKHIEVIVRQMMRKVNIEDPGDTRFLEGDTEDRFDFFEENDMIFDKKVVTEAGESANLKAGQIVTLRQVREENSLLRRTDKKLVEFRDAQPATSSPLLQGITKASLGTRSWISAASFQETTKVLSQAAINGKTDDMMGLKENVITGHLIPAGTGLREFENMIVGSKEEYDILASSKEVFQFDEEE; translated from the coding sequence ATGGCTATCAAAAAAGAAAATCGTCCTAAATCAAATTTTAACAGCATTACCATCAGTTTGGCTTCTCCGGATGTAATTCTGGAGCGTTCTTACGGTGAAGTGCTGAAACCTGAAACCATCAACTACCGTACTTACAAACCGGAGCGTGATGGTTTATTCTGCGAAAGAATATTCGGACCTGTAAAGGATTACGAATGCTATTGCGGAAAATATAAACGTATCCGTTATAAGGGTATTGTGTGCGACCGCTGTGGTGTTGAAGTAACGGAAAAGAAAGTGCGTCGCGAAAGAATGGGCCATATCCGTCTGGTAGTGCCTGTTGTTCATATATGGTATTTCAAATCTCTGCCTAACAAGATCGGTTATCTGCTTGGTATGTCTTCCAAGAAACTGGAAACCATCATTTACTATGAAAGGTATGTGGTGATTCAGGCAGGTATGAAACAGGAAAAAGGCATGAACTACGGTGACCTGCTCACTGAAGAAGAATACCTGGATATCCTGGATACCCTTCCGAAAGACAATCAGCTGTTACCGGATGAAGATCCTAACAAGTTTATTGCCCGGATGGGTGCAGAAGCGGTAGAAATGATGCTGGCCCGTATTGATCTGGACGGCCTTTCTTACCAGCTGCGTAACCAGGCTGCTACTGAAACTTCCCAACAGCGTAAAGCTGAGGCGCTGAAACGTCTGAGCGTTGTGGAAGCTTTCCGTGAAGCTAACGGTCGCGTTGAAAACCGTCCTGAATGGATGGTGATGCAATATATTCCTGTGGTACCTCCTGAACTGCGTCCGCTGGTTCCTTTGGATGGTGGCCGTTTTGCGTCTTCCGACCTGAACGACCTTTACCGCAGGGTGATCATTCGTAACAACCGTCTGAAACGTCTGATCGAAATTAAAGCACCTGAGGTGATCCTGCGTAACGAAAAACGTATGCTGCAGGAAGCGGTGGATTCATTGTTCGACAACTCCCGTAAATCCAATGCGGTAAAAGCGGAAGGTGGTCGTGCATTGAAATCACTGTCTGATGTACTGAAAGGTAAACAAGGTCGTTTCCGTCAGAACCTCCTCGGTAAACGTGTGGATTACTCCGGCCGTTCTGTAATCGTGGTAGGCCCTGAGCTGAAACTGCATGAGTGCGGCCTGCCTAAGGATATGGCAGCCGAACTGTTCAAACCGTTCATTATCCGTAAACTCATAGAAAGAGGTATCGTTAAAACCGTGAAATCAGCTAAAAAGCTGGTAGATCGTAAAGAAGCCGTGGTTTGGGATATCCTGGAGAACGTACTGAAAGGTCACCCGGTAATGTTAAACCGTGCTCCGACCCTGCACCGTTTGTCTATCCAGGCTTTCCAGCCAAAACTGGTGGAAGGTAAGGCGATACAATTGCACCCGCTCGTATGTTCTGCGTTCAACGCCGACTTCGATGGTGACCAGATGGCGGTTCACGTTCCACTGAGCAATGCTGCTATTCTGGAAGCCCAGCTGCTGATGTTGTCTTCCCACAACATCCTCAACCCTCAGAATGGTACGCCTATCACCCTGCCTTCACAGGACATGGTGCTCGGTCTGTACTACATCACTAAGGGTAAGAAAACTCAGGGCGATGTAGTTGTAAGAGGAGAGGGCAAAGCGTTCTACTCTGCAGAAGAAGTAATCATCGCGTTGAATGAAGACCGCATCGACCTGCATGCTCACATCCGTGTAAAAACTACTGTGAGAAATGCCAACGGTGAGCTGGAAAAGAAACTGATAGAAACTACTGTGGGCCGTGTGCTGTTCAACCAGTTTGTGCCTAAGGAAGCCGGTTATGTAAATGCCCTGCTGACTAAAAAATCGCTGCGTGAAATCATCGGCGACATTATCAAATACACAGATATTCCTAAAACTGCCAAATTCCTTGATGATATCAAGCAATTAGGTTTCCGCATGGCGTTCCGTGGTGGTCTGTCATTTAACATCAATGACCTGATCATTCCGGAAGTTAAGCAGGATATGATTGACGCTGCTGCTTCTGAGGTAGATGAAGTTTGGGATAACTATAACATGGGTCTGATCACCAACAACGAACGTTACAACCAGATCATCGATATCTGGTCACGTGTGGATACGAAGGTGACTGAAACCCTGATCCGTGAACTGGCGGCTGATAAACAGGGTTTCAACTCTGTATACATGATGCTGGATTCCGGTGCCCGTGGTTCCAAACAACAGATTAAACAGCTGGCTGGTATCAGAGGTCTGATGGCTAAGCCGCGTAAGAGTGGTTCTACCGGTTCTGAGATCATTGAAAACCCGGTATTGTCCAACTTTAAGGATGGTCTGAACGTATTGGAATACTTCATTTCTACGCACGGTGCCCGTAAAGGTCTTGCGGATACAGCGTTGAAAACAGCGGATGCGGGTTATCTGACCCGTCGTCTGGTGGACGTTGCACAGGATGTGGTGATCAACGAAGAAGATTGCGGTACACTTCGTGGTATTGCTATCTCTGCGCTGAAAGATAACGAAGAGGTGATCGAAACCCTGTACGATCGTATCCTCGGACGTACTTCCCTGCATGATGTATTTGATCCGCATTCAGATGAGCTGGTGGTAGCTGCCGGTGAAGAAATCTCTGAAGATATTGCTCATAAAATAGAGGCAAGTGCTATCGAAACTGTAGAAATCCGCTCCGTACTGACTTGCGAAAGCCGTCGTGGTGTGTGCGTGAAATGCTACGGTAAGAACCTTGCTAGCGGTTACACTGCACAGAAAGGTGATGCGGTTGGTATCATCGCTGCACAGTCGATCGGTGAGCCTGGTACACAGCTGACACTGCGTACATTCCACGTGGGTGGTGTTGCCGGTTCTACTTCCGTTGAATCCGGCCTGGCTGCTAAATTTGATGGTACTATCCAGTTCGATGGTCTGCGTACAACTACCTACGAAAACAACGAAGGTGAGAAAGTACAGGTGGTTATCGGCCGTACCGGTGAGTTGCGTATCATGGACGTGAAAAATGATCGTCTGCTGGTAACCAACAACATTCCTTACGGTTCTACCCTGCTGGTGAAAGACGGACAGAAAGTAACGAAAGGTGAAATGATCTGTACATGGGATCCGTTCAACGCCGTTATCGTGTCTGAAATTACTGGTAGCATCCGTTTCGACAGTATCGTGGAAGGTATTACCTACCGCGAAGAGGCTGACGAACAAACTGGTCACCGCGAAAAAGTGGTTATTGAAACAAAAGATAAGAACAAGATCCCGTCTATTTACGTAGAAGGTAACAAAGAGGTGAAATCTTATAACCTGCCAGTTGGTTCTCATATCGTGATCTCTGAAGGAGACAAGGTAAGGGCCGGACAGGTAATCGTTAAGATCCCGCGTGTTATCGGTAAACTGCGAGACATTACGGGTGGTCTGCCACGTGTAACCGAGCTCTTTGAAGCACGTAATCCGAGCAACCCTGCTATCGTTTCTGAAATTGATGGTGTGGTAGCATTCGGTAATATCAAACGTGGTAACCGTGAAATCATCATCGAAAGCCGCGAAAGCCAGGTGAAAAAATACCTGGTGCCGCTGACACGTCATATCCTGGTACAGGATGGTGACTTCGTGAAAGCTGGTACTCCGCTGTCTGACGGTTCTACTACTCCTGCCGATATCCTGTCTATCAAAGGACCGTTTGCCGTACAGGAATACCTGGTAAATGAAATCCAGGAAGTATACCGCCTGCAGGGTGTGAAGATCAACGATAAACACATCGAAGTGATCGTTCGCCAGATGATGCGCAAAGTGAACATCGAAGATCCGGGAGATACCCGCTTCCTCGAAGGGGATACTGAAGACAGGTTCGATTTCTTCGAAGAAAACGATATGATCTTCGACAAGAAGGTAGTAACAGAGGCAGGAGAATCTGCTAACCTGAAAGCTGGTCAGATCGTGACACTGCGTCAGGTGCGTGAAGAAAACTCTCTGCTGCGTCGTACCGATAAGAAACTGGTGGAATTCCGCGATGCGCAGCCGGCTACATCCAGCCCGCTCCTGCAGGGTATCACCAAGGCATCTCTCGGAACCCGTAGCTGGATCTCTGCAGCTTCCTTCCAGGAAACCACCAAGGTACTGTCTCAGGCTGCTATCAACGGTAAAACCGATGATATGATGGGTCTGAAGGAGAATGTGATCACAGGTCACCTGATCCCGGCTGGTACTGGTTTACGTGAGTTCGAAAACATGATCGTAGGTTCTAAAGAAGAATACGATATCCTGGCATCTTCTAAGGAAGTATTCCAGTTCGACGAAGAAGAATAG
- a CDS encoding DUF4397 domain-containing protein, with product MKQLIIPVLLLMIVLGACKKNSDSAVPDTHGNFMFVNAAPGNLQFDILLDTINFASSVKYGDIVGYKSYRAQKYNLIIRKPGDPQTVYFTKQVFLRNNRYYSAYLSADSALQNYIVLVTEDNLTSLGPGTAKFRVLNSSQAFQPNRAPFGMDIRSNVNLKNPAVTDPNNPLSGDTFPRFFSSLYYPSLTDFIPLYKDSAYQMMVNPIDLRTNANPTVLKAFPFPAAGVRTQEGKVYTLITTGYPLDPARFNTITVTHN from the coding sequence ATGAAACAGCTGATCATTCCTGTGCTTTTACTGATGATAGTGCTGGGCGCGTGCAAAAAGAACAGCGACAGCGCAGTACCGGATACACATGGTAATTTTATGTTTGTTAATGCTGCACCAGGAAATCTGCAGTTTGATATCCTGCTGGATACGATCAATTTTGCCAGCAGTGTGAAATATGGAGATATAGTCGGGTATAAATCTTACCGGGCGCAGAAATATAATCTGATAATTAGAAAACCAGGGGATCCCCAAACAGTTTATTTCACCAAACAGGTATTTTTGCGTAATAACCGCTATTACTCTGCTTATCTCAGTGCAGATAGTGCCCTGCAGAATTATATTGTGTTAGTTACCGAAGATAACCTGACCTCTCTCGGACCGGGCACCGCTAAATTCAGGGTGCTTAATTCCAGTCAGGCTTTCCAGCCAAACCGGGCGCCGTTTGGGATGGATATAAGGTCGAATGTAAATTTAAAAAATCCGGCTGTAACAGATCCTAACAACCCGCTTTCCGGAGATACATTTCCCAGATTTTTCAGTTCGCTGTACTATCCCTCTTTAACAGATTTTATTCCCCTGTATAAAGACAGCGCTTATCAAATGATGGTAAATCCGATAGATCTCCGTACTAACGCAAACCCAACCGTACTGAAGGCATTTCCTTTTCCTGCTGCAGGTGTGAGAACCCAGGAAGGAAAGGTATATACGCTTATTACCACTGGTTATCCTTTAGATCCGGCCAGGTTCAATACAATCACGGTAACACACAACTAA